In a genomic window of Nodosilinea sp. E11:
- a CDS encoding cyclic nucleotide-binding domain-containing protein: MTVSDRVIFLQERTPLSLLPATTLAPLARQLNAITLAEGETVVEAGQEPQGLYIVWQGKLETEAELGGVSFLPGAVLNLEALLLEQPVEQTIRTLTDSTLWFVDRTQFQALVEQYPGILQTFTRQLVDAVKRLSFQFDREQERQGVLRPYLVAKAKRGVIGRSRYGDRLRAEIREAASHRRSVLIFGEPGLEKDNLAALVHFGSTQRRLPIIKVDCGQLQASGADLFGRVGGRLGLINALGEGTLVLNNPNELDADLVEPVAQLLKTGQYRPVGRNGDAPLVNAEARIILLSEQGLPILGGAVAETIKVPPLRVRKADIEDWVNYYLSLICRRRGTGRITVAPEAIRRLQSYDFPNNLRELENLVERAAAQLSGGGLITEEIIWPAQSKKKQLRLNLLNRYPDLRRFLRSPWWPDRINYGLTLGLFAVVIALLWFGPQQRHQNVALTVFWAWWWPLVLLSFPFVGRLWCAVCPFMIYGEVTQWVSEKLFPGRLKRWPRQAADRWGGWFLVGLFTLILVWEEVWNLEDSAYLSACLLLLITAGAMIFSALFERRFWCRYLCPIGGMNGMFAKLSITELRAQQGTCSAECTTYQCYKGGPAKGEGQETNGCPLYSHPAQLEDNRDCVLCMTCLKACPHRSVELNLRPPGIELWTTHRPRAAEVALMFLLLGAVYLHRLPELEAHLGIHLPINTVLGHSLVSLGVLALPALLFGIAEGGQWLWRKPQGLPSRPVVRLAYGYLPLVWAASLAHYLRLGLGEGGRILPVSLATFGASGANLPVWVAHPAVVAFLQGVTLLLGLALSVWLTAKIGRQSSRQQWVQHACIGLLGLSLWWLIPGF; encoded by the coding sequence ATGACTGTATCTGACCGAGTGATCTTTTTACAGGAGCGCACCCCCCTCAGCCTGCTGCCCGCCACCACCCTGGCCCCCCTGGCCCGCCAGCTAAACGCCATTACCCTAGCCGAGGGCGAAACGGTGGTCGAAGCTGGGCAAGAGCCCCAGGGTCTCTACATTGTCTGGCAAGGCAAGCTCGAAACCGAGGCCGAGCTAGGGGGCGTCAGCTTTTTGCCCGGTGCCGTGCTGAACCTAGAAGCGCTGCTGCTAGAGCAGCCCGTCGAGCAAACCATTCGCACCCTCACCGACAGCACCCTGTGGTTTGTCGATCGCACCCAGTTTCAGGCCCTAGTCGAGCAATACCCCGGCATTTTGCAGACCTTTACCCGGCAGCTCGTCGATGCGGTCAAGCGGCTATCGTTTCAGTTTGACCGTGAGCAAGAGCGCCAGGGGGTGCTGCGCCCCTACCTAGTCGCCAAGGCCAAACGGGGGGTAATAGGTAGAAGTCGTTACGGCGATCGCCTGCGAGCCGAGATTCGCGAAGCGGCCAGCCATCGGCGATCGGTGCTGATCTTTGGTGAACCGGGCTTAGAAAAAGACAACCTCGCTGCCCTGGTTCACTTTGGCTCGACCCAGCGGCGGCTGCCCATCATCAAAGTAGACTGCGGCCAGCTCCAGGCCAGCGGGGCCGATCTGTTTGGGCGAGTTGGGGGGCGGCTGGGCCTGATCAATGCGCTGGGCGAGGGCACCCTGGTGCTCAACAACCCCAACGAACTCGATGCCGACCTGGTCGAACCCGTAGCCCAACTGCTCAAAACCGGGCAGTATCGCCCCGTGGGCCGCAACGGCGACGCGCCCCTGGTAAACGCTGAAGCGCGAATCATTTTGCTCTCGGAGCAGGGCCTCCCTATTCTCGGTGGCGCGGTGGCCGAAACGATTAAAGTGCCGCCCCTGCGGGTGCGTAAGGCCGACATCGAAGACTGGGTCAACTACTACCTATCCCTGATCTGTCGCCGCCGGGGAACCGGGCGAATCACCGTTGCCCCTGAGGCGATTCGCCGCTTGCAATCCTACGATTTTCCCAACAACCTGCGCGAGCTAGAGAACCTGGTAGAGCGGGCCGCAGCCCAGCTCTCGGGGGGCGGGCTCATCACCGAAGAGATTATTTGGCCTGCCCAGAGCAAAAAGAAACAGCTGCGGCTCAACCTGCTCAACCGCTACCCCGACCTGCGGCGGTTTTTGCGCAGCCCCTGGTGGCCCGATCGCATCAACTACGGCCTCACCCTGGGGCTATTTGCCGTGGTAATTGCCCTACTCTGGTTTGGCCCCCAGCAACGCCATCAGAATGTGGCATTAACGGTGTTTTGGGCCTGGTGGTGGCCCCTGGTGTTGCTGAGTTTCCCGTTTGTGGGGCGGCTGTGGTGCGCGGTCTGCCCCTTTATGATCTATGGCGAGGTGACTCAGTGGGTTTCTGAAAAACTGTTCCCCGGTCGGCTCAAACGCTGGCCCCGCCAGGCCGCCGATCGCTGGGGCGGCTGGTTTCTGGTTGGCCTATTTACCTTAATTTTGGTGTGGGAAGAGGTGTGGAACCTGGAAGACTCGGCTTATCTGTCGGCCTGCCTGCTGCTGCTGATTACCGCTGGGGCGATGATCTTTTCGGCCCTGTTTGAGCGGCGGTTTTGGTGCCGCTACCTCTGCCCCATCGGCGGCATGAACGGCATGTTTGCCAAGCTCTCGATCACTGAGCTGCGGGCGCAGCAGGGCACCTGCTCGGCAGAATGCACCACCTACCAGTGCTACAAGGGCGGCCCCGCCAAAGGGGAAGGCCAGGAGACCAACGGCTGTCCCCTCTACTCGCACCCGGCCCAGCTCGAAGACAACCGCGACTGTGTGCTGTGCATGACCTGTCTTAAAGCCTGCCCCCACCGCTCGGTAGAGCTAAACCTGCGGCCCCCCGGCATTGAGCTATGGACAACCCACCGACCCCGCGCCGCCGAGGTGGCGCTGATGTTTTTGCTGTTGGGGGCGGTGTACCTGCATCGCCTACCCGAGCTAGAGGCGCACCTGGGGATCCATCTGCCCATCAATACGGTGCTGGGGCACAGCTTAGTCTCCCTGGGCGTGCTGGCGCTGCCTGCGCTGTTGTTCGGCATCGCCGAGGGTGGGCAGTGGCTGTGGCGCAAACCTCAAGGCTTGCCGTCGCGCCCGGTGGTGCGGCTAGCCTACGGTTATCTGCCCCTAGTGTGGGCGGCTAGCCTGGCCCACTATCTGCGGCTAGGTCTGGGGGAGGGAGGGCGAATTTTGCCGGTCTCTTTAGCCACCTTTGGGGCCTCAGGGGCAAATCTGCCGGTTTGGGTTGCCCACCCGGCAGTGGTAGCCTTTCTCCAAGGTGTAACGC
- the corA gene encoding magnesium/cobalt transporter CorA, translating into MSRRQNNPGFSQPPRTRLARLQSDSLAADPAGFGVSRAVPPGGNSARPDAGDDELVDFSYSSPGALPGTLRIPPDALPTELFLISYSPEAVQAVAIDHPDECRTVGQTPGVNWIDARGLGTEARLVQMSETLGFHPLMLEDVVNVPHRPKIDFYDDKILIVMQMVRPQPTGSGVASEQVSFVLGQNFLATFQEEPEWDSFDPVRDRIRRGTGSIRRQGADYLAYALLDTIVDSFFPVLEVIGETLEELEEEVVDNPTSHTIEKIHRMRRGLMKLRRYIWPQRSVINSLIRDSDELISQEVRVYLQDVYDHIVQVVDIIENYREIASSLMDVYLSSINNRMNEVMKLLTVISSIFIPLTFIAGVYGMNFAPDTSPFNMPELEWYWGYIVCLSVMAIIATAQIYLFWKRGWFDNFSATKR; encoded by the coding sequence ATGTCGCGTCGACAAAACAACCCCGGCTTTAGCCAGCCCCCTCGTACTCGGCTCGCCCGGCTTCAGAGTGACTCTCTAGCGGCTGACCCCGCCGGGTTTGGGGTATCTAGAGCGGTGCCGCCAGGGGGCAACTCAGCTCGGCCTGACGCTGGCGACGACGAACTGGTGGACTTTAGCTATTCATCCCCCGGTGCCCTGCCCGGTACCCTGCGCATTCCCCCCGATGCCCTGCCTACGGAGCTGTTTTTGATCAGCTATAGCCCCGAGGCGGTGCAAGCCGTCGCCATCGACCATCCTGACGAGTGCCGCACGGTTGGCCAAACCCCAGGCGTCAACTGGATTGATGCCCGGGGGCTGGGCACCGAGGCTAGGCTAGTGCAGATGAGTGAAACCCTGGGGTTTCATCCGCTGATGCTCGAAGACGTGGTCAACGTGCCCCACCGACCCAAAATCGACTTCTACGACGACAAGATTTTGATCGTCATGCAGATGGTGCGGCCCCAGCCCACGGGGTCGGGGGTTGCCAGCGAGCAGGTCAGCTTTGTACTGGGCCAAAATTTTCTCGCCACCTTTCAAGAAGAGCCCGAGTGGGACTCGTTTGATCCGGTGCGCGATCGCATTCGTCGAGGCACCGGCTCTATCCGTCGCCAGGGGGCCGACTACCTCGCCTACGCCCTGCTCGACACCATCGTCGATAGCTTCTTTCCGGTGCTAGAGGTGATTGGCGAAACCCTTGAAGAACTCGAAGAAGAGGTCGTCGACAACCCCACCAGCCACACCATCGAAAAAATCCATCGCATGCGCCGGGGGCTGATGAAACTACGCCGCTACATCTGGCCCCAGCGCAGCGTGATCAACAGCCTGATCCGCGACAGCGATGAGTTGATCAGTCAGGAGGTGCGGGTCTACCTACAAGATGTCTACGACCACATCGTGCAGGTGGTCGACATCATCGAAAACTACCGCGAAATTGCCTCCAGCCTGATGGATGTGTATTTGTCTTCCATCAACAACCGCATGAACGAGGTGATGAAGCTGCTGACGGTGATTTCTTCTATTTTTATTCCTCTCACCTTTATCGCCGGGGTCTATGGCATGAACTTTGCCCCCGACACATCGCCCTTCAACATGCCAGAGCTGGAGTGGTACTGGGGCTACATCGTTTGTCTGAGCGTGATGGCGATCATTGCCACCGCCCAAATTTATCTGTTCTGGAAGCGCGGCTGGTTTGACAATTTTTCGGCGACCAAGCGCTAG
- a CDS encoding helix-turn-helix transcriptional regulator, with protein sequence MGLMGKAGQVLKHVLEKYDVSQYSLAKTLGVERTNVYRWVHEMRDPTAETLLDIVKALKSLSHAAAEEFVQLYLGEVLKSDD encoded by the coding sequence ATGGGGCTTATGGGTAAAGCGGGTCAGGTGCTCAAGCACGTTTTAGAGAAGTACGACGTTAGCCAGTACAGTCTTGCCAAGACATTGGGCGTAGAGCGTACTAACGTCTATCGGTGGGTTCACGAAATGCGAGACCCGACAGCGGAGACGTTGCTAGATATCGTCAAAGCGCTGAAATCCCTAAGTCATGCGGCTGCTGAAGAGTTTGTGCAACTCTATTTAGGCGAAGTGCTGAAGAGTGATGATTAG
- a CDS encoding REP-associated tyrosine transposase produces MPNYRRLYRPGGSYFFTHVTYQRYPWLCTDLGRQSLRQAIIAVRRKHPFAIDAFVLLPDHFHCIWTLPEGDCDYAKRWRLIKLMVTKACGQELALPSEKTVSGERRREGNLWQRRYWEHCIRDERDFVSHCEYVHYNPVRHGLVECPTDWVFSTVHRYLWEQNE; encoded by the coding sequence ATGCCCAATTACCGACGCCTTTACCGACCCGGCGGCAGCTATTTCTTCACCCACGTGACCTATCAACGGTACCCCTGGCTTTGCACCGATTTAGGTAGACAATCCCTACGCCAGGCCATTATTGCGGTACGGCGAAAGCACCCCTTCGCGATTGATGCCTTTGTACTTTTACCTGATCACTTCCACTGCATTTGGACGTTGCCAGAGGGGGACTGCGATTATGCCAAACGGTGGCGGCTAATCAAGCTGATGGTGACGAAGGCTTGTGGCCAAGAATTGGCACTGCCGTCGGAGAAGACCGTATCGGGTGAGCGGCGGCGGGAGGGAAATCTATGGCAGCGGCGATATTGGGAGCATTGCATTCGAGACGAGCGGGATTTTGTGAGCCATTGTGAGTATGTTCATTACAACCCGGTGAGGCATGGATTAGTGGAATGCCCGACGGATTGGGTGTTTTCGACTGTGCATCGGTATTTGTGGGAGCAGAATGAATGA
- a CDS encoding MATE family efflux transporter, whose translation MAKNPASPQIAPTPAFLPSFLKLAAANIISNLMVPLAALVDTAFLGHLDDIRHLGGVALATVIFNVVYWSFGFLRMGTTGTTAQARGRGDRDELWLILLRNGAIALTFGLLILLLQIPIRELGFGLLSGEPAVRAAGIEFYNARIWDAPAVLLNLVLMGWFLGREKGRRVIALSMVGNGSNVVFNYIFINQMGLASAGAGWGTALSQYLTLAVGLGLLAREGGFQNLWAVLPQGWNLQAIRGLFLLNRDILVRTFALVLSFALFTNFSSALGTQTLAANTLLLQVVTLSAYFIDGIAFATESFAGRYYGSGDKTHLRRLLTLGGGSSMALGLSFALAFVLFPAPLFGLLTIHQEVIAVVQTYVGWLVPVLGLGAIAYMLDGYFLGITAGKVLRNATVLAAGVGFLPLALLAQSLGSAHLLWLALVGLMVARALTLLWAVPKSLA comes from the coding sequence ATGGCCAAAAATCCAGCCAGCCCCCAGATCGCCCCTACCCCAGCCTTTCTGCCCAGCTTTCTCAAGCTGGCAGCGGCCAACATCATCTCTAACCTGATGGTGCCCCTGGCAGCGCTGGTTGATACGGCCTTTCTCGGCCACCTCGACGACATTCGCCACCTGGGCGGGGTCGCCCTAGCCACCGTGATTTTTAATGTCGTCTACTGGAGCTTTGGCTTTTTGCGCATGGGCACCACCGGCACCACCGCCCAGGCGCGGGGGCGGGGCGATCGCGACGAACTCTGGCTAATTTTGCTGCGCAATGGCGCGATCGCCCTTACCTTTGGCCTGCTAATTTTGCTGCTACAAATCCCCATTCGCGAACTGGGCTTTGGGCTGCTCAGCGGCGAACCGGCGGTGAGGGCAGCGGGCATAGAGTTCTACAACGCCCGCATTTGGGATGCCCCAGCGGTGCTGCTCAACCTGGTGCTGATGGGCTGGTTTTTGGGCCGCGAAAAAGGTCGCCGGGTAATTGCCCTGTCGATGGTGGGCAACGGCAGCAATGTTGTGTTCAACTACATTTTCATCAACCAGATGGGGTTGGCCAGCGCCGGGGCCGGGTGGGGCACCGCCCTGAGCCAATACCTGACGCTGGCGGTGGGGCTGGGTCTGCTAGCCCGCGAAGGCGGTTTTCAAAACCTCTGGGCGGTGCTGCCCCAGGGCTGGAACCTCCAGGCGATCAGGGGGTTGTTTTTGCTGAACCGCGACATTTTGGTGCGCACTTTCGCCCTGGTGCTGAGCTTTGCCCTGTTTACCAACTTTAGCTCGGCCCTGGGCACCCAAACCCTGGCGGCCAATACCCTGCTGCTGCAAGTGGTAACGCTGTCGGCCTACTTTATCGACGGCATCGCCTTTGCCACCGAAAGCTTTGCGGGGCGCTACTACGGCAGTGGCGACAAAACCCACCTGCGCCGTCTGCTCACCCTTGGCGGCGGCAGCAGCATGGCTCTAGGGCTGTCGTTTGCCCTGGCTTTCGTGCTGTTCCCCGCGCCGCTGTTTGGTCTGCTGACCATTCACCAAGAGGTAATTGCGGTGGTGCAAACCTACGTGGGCTGGCTGGTACCGGTGCTGGGGTTGGGTGCGATCGCCTACATGCTTGACGGCTACTTTTTGGGCATTACCGCTGGCAAAGTTCTCCGCAATGCCACGGTGTTAGCTGCCGGGGTTGGTTTCTTGCCCCTGGCGCTGCTGGCCCAGTCTCTCGGCAGTGCTCACCTGCTGTGGCTGGCCCTGGTGGGGTTAATGGTAGCCCGTGCCCTCACCCTACTCTGGGCAGTGCCAAAATCTTTGGCCTGA
- a CDS encoding AAA family ATPase yields the protein MNDFFKGFEQLLELAKTLEEKAESGELKTNVQINARGFSSIPRQGNIPDIGVSRTNRNAPDIENDPAVEEVIITPPPSSSPSSPSSPSSPSSPSSPSSPPPHHPTMQDVGGLSATLQELRELVEIPLKRPDVLAKLGLEPTRGVLLVGPPGTGKTLTARSLAEDLGVNYIAIVGPEVMGKYYGEAEQRLRAIFEKAKKAAPCLVFIDEIDSLAPDRSKVEGEVEKRLVATLLGLMDGFAQTKGVIVLAATNRPDHIDPALRRPGRFDREVQFRVPDRAGRLEILQIQTREMPLEGVGLEAIADLSVGMVGADLKALCQKAAYFALRRQVPDLSGPVPDTMTLVHDDFLQAIKAIKPSVLRSVEVESPAIAWDDIGGLESVKQTLQESVEGALLYPDLYAQTGAKAPRGLLLWGPPGTGKTLLAKAVAAQARANFIAVNGPELLSRWVGAAEQAVRELFAKARQAAPCVVFIDEIDTLVPARGQYQGDSGVSDRVVGQLLTELDGLQGCTNVLLIGATNRPSALDPAILRAGRIDLQLEIGLPDVAGRLAILQVHNSDRPLETVDLNHWASLTDGWNGADLALLSNQAALEAVREYRAQGQSDPSQLRIATHHWQQAHQAILSQRTSVANRG from the coding sequence ATGAACGACTTTTTTAAAGGCTTTGAGCAACTGCTCGAACTGGCCAAAACCCTCGAAGAAAAGGCCGAAAGCGGTGAGCTAAAAACCAACGTGCAGATTAACGCTCGTGGCTTCAGCAGTATTCCCCGCCAGGGCAATATCCCCGATATCGGCGTTAGCCGCACAAACCGCAACGCCCCCGATATCGAAAACGACCCCGCCGTTGAAGAAGTCATCATCACCCCACCCCCATCCTCTTCCCCATCCTCCCCCTCTTCCCCATCCTCCCCCTCTTCCCCATCCTCCCCCTCTTCCCCACCACCCCACCACCCCACCATGCAGGACGTCGGCGGTCTCTCCGCCACCCTGCAAGAACTGCGCGAGCTGGTCGAGATTCCGCTGAAGCGGCCCGATGTGCTGGCTAAGCTGGGCCTAGAACCCACCCGTGGCGTGCTGCTGGTCGGCCCTCCCGGCACCGGCAAAACCCTGACGGCGCGATCGCTGGCTGAAGACCTGGGCGTCAACTACATTGCGATCGTTGGCCCCGAGGTGATGGGCAAATACTATGGCGAGGCCGAGCAGCGGCTGCGGGCGATTTTTGAGAAGGCCAAAAAAGCCGCCCCCTGCCTGGTATTTATTGACGAAATCGACAGCCTCGCCCCCGATCGCAGCAAGGTCGAGGGCGAAGTCGAAAAGCGCTTGGTGGCCACCCTGCTGGGCCTGATGGACGGTTTTGCCCAAACCAAGGGCGTGATTGTGCTGGCCGCCACCAACCGCCCCGACCACATTGACCCGGCCCTGCGCCGCCCCGGTCGCTTCGATCGCGAGGTGCAGTTTCGGGTGCCCGATCGCGCCGGTCGGCTCGAAATTCTCCAGATTCAAACCCGCGAGATGCCGCTGGAGGGGGTTGGGTTGGAGGCGATCGCCGATCTGTCAGTGGGCATGGTGGGGGCCGACCTCAAGGCCCTGTGCCAAAAAGCCGCCTACTTTGCCCTGCGCCGCCAGGTGCCCGATCTGAGCGGTCCCGTACCCGACACCATGACCCTGGTACACGACGACTTTTTGCAGGCGATTAAAGCAATCAAGCCCTCGGTGCTGCGATCGGTGGAGGTCGAGTCGCCCGCGATCGCCTGGGATGACATCGGCGGCCTGGAGAGCGTCAAGCAAACCCTGCAAGAATCGGTCGAAGGGGCACTGCTCTACCCCGACCTCTACGCCCAGACCGGAGCCAAAGCGCCGCGCGGGCTGCTGCTGTGGGGGCCTCCCGGCACCGGCAAAACCCTCCTGGCCAAGGCGGTTGCCGCCCAGGCTCGGGCCAACTTCATCGCCGTCAATGGGCCAGAACTGCTGAGCCGCTGGGTGGGGGCCGCCGAGCAAGCCGTGCGCGAACTGTTTGCCAAGGCTCGCCAGGCCGCTCCCTGCGTGGTGTTTATCGATGAGATTGACACCCTAGTGCCTGCCCGAGGCCAGTACCAGGGTGACTCTGGGGTGAGCGATCGCGTCGTCGGCCAGCTACTCACTGAACTCGATGGCCTTCAGGGCTGCACCAATGTGCTGCTGATCGGCGCGACCAACCGCCCCAGCGCCCTCGACCCCGCCATTCTGCGCGCTGGTCGCATTGACCTTCAGCTCGAGATCGGTTTGCCCGATGTAGCGGGAAGACTGGCGATTTTGCAAGTGCACAACAGCGATCGCCCCCTCGAAACCGTAGATCTCAACCACTGGGCCAGCCTCACCGACGGCTGGAACGGGGCCGACCTGGCCCTGCTCAGCAACCAGGCTGCCCTAGAGGCCGTGCGCGAATACCGTGCCCAGGGCCAGTCTGACCCCAGCCAGCTACGCATTGCCACCCACCACTGGCAGCAGGCCCACCAGGCTATTCTCAGCCAGCGTACCTCGGTGGCCAACCGGGGCTAA
- a CDS encoding type II CAAX prenyl endopeptidase Rce1 family protein, producing MQYFRLRAYIALKLTLHRLQQAATTWPQPQDWLLAVGLTLALGLVTVPVGLQSQFLSPTVASLSWADGLRLAARVLLVPALLEEGFWRVLLLPHPTERMSDRKRWRLGLPMLGLFVVMHPLNAMTLYPMAFATFTNPVFLLSAALLGLICTFMYWRSGSLWVVTAMHWLVVVVWLLFLGGYTSLRL from the coding sequence TTGCAATATTTTCGCCTTCGCGCCTACATTGCCCTCAAGTTGACCCTGCACCGTCTACAGCAGGCGGCTACCACCTGGCCCCAACCGCAAGATTGGCTGTTGGCCGTAGGGCTCACCCTGGCTCTGGGTCTAGTGACGGTGCCGGTGGGGTTGCAGAGTCAGTTTCTCTCGCCAACGGTGGCCAGCCTCAGCTGGGCTGATGGGCTGCGGCTAGCGGCGCGGGTGTTGTTGGTGCCTGCCCTGCTAGAAGAAGGGTTTTGGCGGGTGCTGCTGCTGCCTCACCCCACGGAAAGAATGAGCGATCGCAAGCGCTGGCGACTGGGCCTGCCGATGCTGGGGCTGTTTGTGGTGATGCACCCGCTCAACGCCATGACCCTCTACCCGATGGCCTTTGCTACCTTTACTAACCCGGTGTTTTTGCTGTCGGCGGCGCTGCTGGGGCTGATTTGCACGTTTATGTATTGGCGATCGGGATCGCTATGGGTCGTGACCGCCATGCACTGGTTAGTAGTGGTCGTCTGGTTATTGTTTCTGGGTGGCTATACGTCTCTGCGGCTCTAG
- a CDS encoding diguanylate cyclase domain-containing protein — protein MVKPAISLDQSGPWKKLFDTALDAMLIVNDQGYYVAANPAACALLELPQQALIGRRAADFSLSQADFAAVWQQILAMGEGRSEQQLRLDSGVIKAVEFSATAHIYPNHHLSVLRDITDRKQAKAERDALARQLQQWVINSAEKLQLTEAELRSQQQRTDSILNSLECVVWSVDPTTLATIYVNAAAEALYGYSPEAFVADANLWFSCVHPEDMPLLIADINVLPQVGKTDREYRILRADGEMRWVRGQARLVYDAAGQPLRIDGTTLDISELKRVELVLKDSQTTQQAILEAIPDLLMRVNGDGQILDLISGGEIILYGPIAAHDRQSVYVSFPEPLADQRMHYIRLALDTGKRQRYEHAIELNGELHYEESRVVPLTDTEVLVIVRDITERKKAELTQGELTQKLQLVNAELNRLATIDGLTQMANRRSFDQALDLEWQRARRQRKTLALILCDIDYFKPYNDNYGHLAGDDCLRQVAEALNTAVRRPGDLAARYGGEEFVLLLPDTDLEGALQVVEQIQTTMADRSLEHEFSEISSVLTLSFGLVCHCPSVKEHSPRELIHRADLALYQAKAKGRNCYVVSAHPPEATWP, from the coding sequence ATGGTTAAACCGGCCATATCCCTAGACCAATCTGGCCCTTGGAAAAAGCTATTTGACACCGCCCTCGATGCCATGCTGATCGTTAACGATCAGGGCTATTACGTGGCAGCGAACCCAGCCGCCTGTGCCCTGCTAGAGCTACCTCAACAGGCCCTCATCGGGCGGCGAGCAGCCGATTTTTCACTCTCCCAGGCTGATTTTGCAGCGGTATGGCAGCAGATTTTGGCGATGGGAGAGGGGCGCAGTGAGCAGCAACTCCGCCTCGACAGCGGGGTGATCAAAGCGGTGGAATTTTCGGCCACGGCTCACATTTATCCCAACCATCACCTGTCAGTTTTACGAGATATCACCGATCGCAAGCAGGCTAAGGCTGAGCGCGATGCCCTAGCGCGACAGCTCCAGCAGTGGGTGATCAACAGCGCAGAAAAATTGCAGCTCACCGAGGCAGAACTGCGATCGCAGCAGCAGCGCACAGACAGCATTCTCAACTCCCTCGAGTGCGTCGTGTGGTCAGTTGACCCCACCACCCTCGCCACCATCTACGTCAACGCCGCCGCCGAGGCCCTCTACGGCTATTCGCCCGAGGCGTTTGTGGCCGATGCCAACCTGTGGTTTAGCTGTGTGCACCCCGAAGATATGCCGCTGCTGATCGCCGATATTAACGTTTTACCCCAGGTGGGCAAAACCGATCGAGAATACCGGATTCTTCGAGCTGATGGAGAAATGCGCTGGGTGCGAGGGCAGGCTCGGCTAGTGTACGATGCAGCGGGCCAACCCCTCCGCATTGACGGTACCACGCTAGACATTAGCGAGCTCAAACGGGTGGAGTTAGTCCTCAAAGACAGCCAAACCACCCAGCAAGCGATTCTAGAGGCCATTCCTGACCTACTGATGCGCGTCAATGGCGACGGTCAAATTCTCGATTTGATCTCAGGGGGCGAAATTATCCTCTACGGCCCCATTGCGGCCCACGATCGGCAGTCTGTTTATGTCAGTTTTCCGGAGCCCCTAGCCGATCAGCGCATGCATTACATTCGGCTGGCCCTCGATACTGGCAAGCGCCAGCGCTACGAGCACGCCATCGAACTCAACGGCGAACTGCACTACGAAGAATCGCGGGTAGTACCTCTCACCGACACTGAAGTATTAGTGATCGTGCGCGACATTACCGAGCGCAAAAAGGCCGAGCTCACCCAGGGTGAACTCACCCAAAAGCTTCAGCTTGTTAACGCCGAACTCAATCGACTCGCCACTATCGATGGCCTGACCCAGATGGCCAACCGCCGCAGTTTTGACCAGGCTCTCGACCTGGAGTGGCAGCGAGCTCGCCGCCAGCGCAAGACCCTGGCCCTGATTCTCTGCGACATTGACTACTTCAAACCCTACAACGATAACTATGGCCACCTGGCCGGTGACGATTGCCTACGCCAAGTGGCCGAAGCGCTCAATACTGCCGTCCGTCGCCCCGGCGATCTGGCCGCCCGCTACGGCGGTGAAGAGTTTGTGCTGCTGCTGCCCGATACCGACTTGGAGGGAGCGTTACAAGTGGTAGAGCAGATTCAAACCACCATGGCCGACCGGAGCCTAGAGCATGAGTTTTCTGAGATTAGCTCGGTGTTAACCCTGAGCTTTGGATTGGTGTGCCATTGCCCATCGGTTAAAGAGCACTCCCCCCGAGAACTGATTCATCGGGCTGATCTAGCCCTGTACCAGGCCAAGGCCAAGGGACGCAACTGCTACGTGGTCAGTGCTCACCCCCCAGAAGCAACCTGGCCTTAA
- the radC gene encoding RadC family protein, giving the protein MTYHVRMLDLPPGDRPRERLLSYGAKSLSTAELLAILLGTGQGSGKLSAVGLGQLILQEMGQNQRDPLTCLRDVSAHDLEQISGVGPAKATTILAAIELGKRVLQAVPPEKTVVDDPAIAAAALSHELMWQAQERFAVVLLDVRHRLMGTQVITIGTATETLAHPREIFKTVIRHGAVRCIVAHNHPSGNLEPSSDDLSLTRQLLQGAQVLAVPVLDHLIIGNGDFRSLRQTTQLWQETPQGA; this is encoded by the coding sequence ATGACCTACCACGTCCGCATGTTGGATCTGCCGCCCGGCGATCGCCCTCGAGAACGGCTGCTATCTTACGGGGCCAAAAGCCTATCGACCGCAGAGCTGCTGGCTATTTTGCTGGGCACTGGCCAGGGATCAGGCAAGCTATCGGCAGTCGGTCTAGGCCAGCTCATTTTACAGGAGATGGGGCAAAACCAACGGGATCCCCTGACCTGCCTGCGTGACGTGTCGGCCCACGACCTTGAGCAAATTTCGGGGGTTGGCCCGGCCAAAGCTACCACTATACTCGCCGCTATTGAGCTAGGCAAACGGGTGCTCCAGGCAGTTCCGCCGGAGAAGACCGTGGTTGATGATCCGGCGATCGCCGCCGCTGCCCTCAGCCATGAGCTGATGTGGCAGGCCCAGGAGCGTTTTGCTGTGGTGCTACTCGATGTGCGCCACCGGCTGATGGGTACTCAGGTGATTACCATCGGCACCGCCACCGAAACCCTGGCCCATCCGCGAGAAATCTTTAAAACCGTGATTCGTCACGGTGCGGTGCGCTGCATTGTCGCCCACAACCATCCTTCCGGCAATCTAGAGCCCTCTTCCGATGACCTCTCTCTGACTCGGCAGCTGCTGCAGGGAGCGCAAGTGTTAGCGGTGCCCGTGCTCGACCATCTGATTATCGGTAATGGTGACTTTCGCAGCCTGCGCCAGACCACTCAGCTCTGGCAGGAAACGCCCCAGGGAGCTTAA